Proteins encoded by one window of Ramlibacter tataouinensis:
- a CDS encoding ABC transporter ATP-binding protein has translation MTDVASVLVQEQEPEQAAAPARKLGDVILEVRNISLSFGGVKALTDISFDVREHEIRAIIGPNGAGKSSMLNCINGVYQPQQGSITFRGRTFSHMKSRQVAEMGFARTFQNLALFKGMSVLDNIMTGRNLRIRSNLLLQALRIGPAEREEIRHREYVERIIDFLEIQAYRKTPVGQLPYGLQKRVDLGRALAMEPQVLLLDEPMAGMNLEEKQDMCRFVLDVNDEFGTTVVLIEHDMGVVMDISDRVVVLDYGKKIGDGAPDEVRSNPDVINAYLGTAH, from the coding sequence ATGACCGACGTGGCGTCCGTGCTGGTGCAGGAACAGGAGCCCGAGCAGGCCGCCGCCCCGGCGCGCAAGCTCGGCGACGTGATCCTCGAGGTGCGCAACATCTCGCTGTCGTTCGGCGGGGTGAAGGCGCTGACCGACATCTCGTTCGACGTCCGCGAGCACGAGATCCGCGCCATCATCGGCCCCAACGGCGCCGGCAAGAGCTCCATGCTCAACTGCATCAACGGCGTGTACCAGCCACAGCAGGGCAGCATCACCTTCCGCGGCCGGACCTTCAGCCACATGAAAAGCCGGCAGGTGGCGGAGATGGGCTTTGCCCGCACCTTCCAGAACCTGGCCCTGTTCAAGGGCATGAGCGTGCTGGACAACATCATGACCGGCCGCAACCTGCGCATCCGCAGCAACCTGCTGCTGCAGGCGCTGCGCATCGGGCCGGCCGAGCGCGAGGAGATCCGCCACCGCGAGTACGTCGAGCGGATCATCGACTTCCTGGAGATCCAGGCGTACCGCAAGACCCCGGTGGGCCAGCTGCCCTACGGCCTGCAAAAGCGCGTCGACCTCGGCCGCGCGCTGGCGATGGAGCCGCAGGTGCTGCTGCTGGACGAGCCGATGGCCGGCATGAACCTGGAGGAAAAGCAGGACATGTGCCGCTTCGTGCTGGACGTGAATGACGAGTTCGGCACCACGGTGGTGCTGATCGAGCACGACATGGGGGTGGTGATGGACATCTCCGACCGCGTGGTGGTGCTGGACTACGGCAAGAAGATCGGCGATGGCGCGCCCGACGAAGTGCGCAGCAACCCCGACGTGATCAACGCCTACCTGGGCACCGCGCATTAA
- a CDS encoding branched-chain amino acid ABC transporter permease yields MLYRENGQFKTSYRADQQIFPIQQDRIFIGLLLAVAFVVVPGLASDYLFRAILIPFLIMALAALGVNILVGYCGQISLGSGAFMAVGAYGAYNFFVRIPGMPLVPAILLGGLCATAFGILFGLPSLRVKGLYLAVATLAAQFFSDWMFLRVKWLLNDSPSGSVGVTNLQVLGWPIDSAASRYWFCLVFLVVMALLAKNLVRSAIGREWMAIRDMDVAAAVIGIRPMYAKLSAFAVSSFVVGVAGALWAFVYLGTWEPAAFSVDLSFRLLFMVIIGGLGSIMGAFFGAAFIVVLPIVLNQVLPLLASLVGVEFSTTAVSHAELMIFGALIVWFLAVEPHGLARLWSTGKQKLRLWPFPH; encoded by the coding sequence ATGCTTTACAGAGAAAACGGCCAGTTCAAGACCAGCTACCGCGCCGACCAGCAGATCTTCCCGATCCAGCAGGACCGCATCTTCATCGGCCTGCTGCTGGCGGTGGCCTTCGTCGTGGTGCCGGGGCTGGCCAGCGACTACCTGTTCCGCGCCATCCTGATCCCGTTCCTGATCATGGCGCTGGCGGCGCTGGGCGTGAACATCCTGGTCGGCTACTGCGGCCAGATCTCGCTCGGCTCGGGCGCCTTCATGGCGGTGGGCGCCTACGGCGCCTACAACTTCTTCGTGCGCATCCCCGGCATGCCGCTGGTGCCGGCGATCCTGCTCGGCGGACTGTGCGCCACCGCCTTCGGCATCCTGTTCGGCCTGCCCAGCCTGCGCGTCAAGGGCCTGTACCTCGCGGTGGCCACGCTGGCGGCGCAGTTCTTCTCCGACTGGATGTTCCTGCGGGTGAAGTGGCTGCTGAACGACTCGCCCTCCGGTTCGGTCGGCGTGACCAACCTGCAGGTGCTGGGCTGGCCGATCGACAGCGCGGCGAGCCGGTACTGGTTCTGCCTGGTGTTCCTGGTGGTCATGGCCCTGCTCGCCAAGAACCTGGTGCGCAGCGCCATCGGCCGCGAATGGATGGCCATCCGCGACATGGACGTCGCCGCCGCGGTGATCGGCATCCGCCCGATGTACGCCAAGCTCAGCGCGTTCGCGGTCAGCTCCTTCGTCGTCGGCGTGGCCGGCGCGCTGTGGGCCTTCGTCTACCTCGGCACCTGGGAGCCGGCCGCGTTCTCGGTGGACCTGTCGTTCCGCCTGCTGTTCATGGTGATCATCGGCGGTCTGGGCTCGATCATGGGCGCCTTCTTCGGCGCGGCCTTCATCGTGGTGCTGCCGATCGTGCTCAACCAGGTGCTGCCGCTGCTCGCATCGCTGGTCGGCGTCGAGTTCTCGACCACCGCCGTGTCGCATGCCGAACTGATGATCTTCGGCGCGCTGATCGTCTGGTTCCTGGCGGTGGAGCCGCACGGCCTGGCCCGGCTGTGGTCCACCGGCAAGCAGAAGTTGCGGCTGTGGCCCTTCCCCCATTGA
- a CDS encoding ABC transporter ATP-binding protein: MATSNIVLNVNGIEVIYNHVILVLKGVSLQVPEGGIVALLGGNGAGKTTTLRAVSNLLKGERGEVTKGSIELRGERIENLSPAELVRRGVVQVMEGRHCFAHLTIEENLLTGAYTRASKSEVAANLEKVYAYFPRLKTRRTSQAAYTSGGEQQMCAIGRALMANPRMVLLDEPSMGLAPQIVEEVFEIVKDLNAKEGVTFLLAEQNTNMALKYSSYGYILESGRIVMDGPAQELARNEDVKEFYLGMGGGERKSFRDVKSYKRRKRWLA; encoded by the coding sequence ATGGCCACATCCAACATCGTTCTGAACGTCAACGGCATCGAGGTCATCTACAACCACGTGATCCTGGTGCTCAAGGGCGTCTCGCTGCAGGTGCCCGAGGGCGGCATCGTCGCCCTGCTGGGCGGCAACGGTGCCGGCAAGACCACCACGCTGCGCGCCGTCTCCAACCTGCTCAAGGGCGAGCGCGGCGAGGTGACCAAGGGATCGATCGAGCTGCGGGGCGAGCGCATCGAGAACCTGTCGCCGGCCGAGCTGGTGCGGCGCGGCGTGGTGCAGGTGATGGAGGGGCGCCACTGCTTCGCCCACCTGACCATCGAGGAGAACCTGCTGACCGGCGCCTACACGCGCGCCAGCAAGTCCGAGGTCGCAGCCAACCTGGAGAAGGTCTATGCCTACTTCCCGCGCCTGAAGACGCGGCGGACCTCGCAGGCGGCCTACACCTCGGGCGGCGAGCAGCAGATGTGCGCCATCGGCCGGGCGCTGATGGCCAATCCGCGCATGGTGCTGCTGGACGAGCCCTCGATGGGCCTGGCGCCGCAGATCGTCGAGGAGGTGTTCGAGATCGTGAAGGACCTCAACGCCAAGGAAGGGGTCACCTTCCTGCTGGCCGAGCAGAACACCAACATGGCGCTGAAGTACTCCAGCTACGGCTACATCCTGGAGAGCGGCCGCATCGTCATGGACGGCCCGGCCCAGGAGCTGGCGCGCAACGAGGACGTCAAGGAGTTCTACCTGGGCATGGGCGGCGGCGAGCGCAAGAGCTTCCGCGACGTCAAGAGCTACAAGCGGCGCAAGCGCTGGCTGGCATGA
- a CDS encoding branched-chain amino acid ABC transporter permease, giving the protein MGFFLETLLGGLMAGMLYSLVALGFVLIFKASGVFNFAQGAMVLFGALAMARFAEWIPGWTGIESKLVANVAAFMVAGAIMFAVAWLVERLVLRHLVNQEAATLLMATLGIAYFLEGVGQTLFGSNIYKIDIGMPKDPVIAFDQVFEGGILINKEDLIAALIAAALVALLTVFFQKTSTGRALRAVADDHQAAQSIGIPLSRIWVIVWCVAGIVALVAGMIWGSKLGVQFSLTTVALRALPVLILGGLTSVPGAIIGGLIIGVGEKLSEVYIGPLVGGGIEIWFAYVLALGFLLIRPQGLFGEKIIDRV; this is encoded by the coding sequence ATGGGATTCTTCCTCGAGACCCTGCTGGGCGGCCTGATGGCCGGCATGCTGTATTCGCTGGTGGCGCTGGGCTTCGTGCTCATCTTCAAGGCCTCCGGCGTCTTCAACTTCGCCCAGGGCGCGATGGTGCTGTTCGGCGCCCTGGCCATGGCGCGCTTTGCCGAATGGATCCCGGGCTGGACCGGCATCGAGAGCAAGCTGGTCGCCAACGTGGCGGCGTTCATGGTGGCCGGGGCCATCATGTTCGCGGTGGCCTGGCTGGTGGAGCGGCTGGTGCTGCGCCACCTGGTCAACCAAGAAGCGGCCACCCTGCTGATGGCGACGCTGGGCATCGCCTACTTTCTGGAGGGCGTCGGCCAGACGCTGTTCGGCAGCAACATCTACAAGATCGACATCGGCATGCCCAAGGATCCGGTGATCGCGTTCGACCAGGTGTTCGAGGGCGGCATCCTGATCAACAAGGAAGACCTGATCGCCGCTCTGATCGCCGCCGCGCTGGTGGCGCTGCTGACGGTGTTCTTCCAGAAGACCTCGACCGGCCGGGCGCTGCGCGCGGTGGCCGACGACCACCAGGCGGCCCAGTCGATCGGCATTCCGCTGTCGCGCATCTGGGTCATCGTCTGGTGCGTGGCCGGCATCGTGGCCCTGGTGGCCGGGATGATCTGGGGCAGCAAGCTGGGCGTGCAGTTCTCGCTGACCACGGTGGCGCTGCGCGCACTGCCGGTGCTGATCCTGGGCGGGCTGACCTCGGTGCCGGGCGCCATCATCGGCGGGCTGATCATCGGCGTCGGCGAGAAGCTGTCCGAGGTCTACATCGGCCCGCTGGTGGGCGGCGGCATCGAGATCTGGTTCGCCTACGTGCTGGCCCTGGGCTTCCTGCTGATCCGCCCGCAGGGGCTGTTCGGCGAAAAGATCATCGATCGAGTGTGA
- a CDS encoding ABC transporter substrate-binding protein, which yields MKLRSLLAAALVAGTALASAPAAIAQAKEQFFPLLSYRTGPYAPNGTPWANGKQDYLKMVMARDGGINGVKLTWEECETGYATDRGVECYERLKSRPGVTLFDPQSTGITFALTDKALHDKIPLLTLGYGLSISADGMAFPWNFELMGSYWTGADILVQHLGKKEGGLDKLKGKKIALVYHDSPFGKEPIPLLQERARMHGFDLSLIPVTAPGVEQKAAWLQVRQQRPDYVFLWGWGVMNSTALKEAQATGYPREKMYGVWWAGAEPDVKDVGAGAKGYNALALNPSSQQPKVIQDILKYVHDKGQGTGPKDEVGHVLYTRGVIIQMLSHEAVRRAQERFGKGKVMTPEQVRWGLENLNLDQKRLDALGFNGVMRPLSTSCTDHQGSTWARIHTWDGSKWNFSSDWYQADEQILKPMVKAGAEKYLADKKLQRRNASECQSAG from the coding sequence ATGAAGCTTCGTTCCCTCCTCGCGGCCGCCCTCGTGGCCGGCACCGCGCTGGCTTCGGCCCCCGCGGCGATCGCCCAGGCCAAGGAGCAGTTCTTCCCGCTGCTGTCCTACCGCACCGGGCCCTACGCGCCCAACGGCACGCCCTGGGCCAACGGCAAGCAGGACTACCTGAAGATGGTGATGGCGCGCGACGGCGGCATCAACGGCGTCAAGCTCACCTGGGAAGAGTGCGAGACCGGCTACGCGACCGACCGTGGCGTCGAGTGCTACGAGCGCCTCAAGAGCCGCCCGGGCGTGACGCTGTTCGACCCGCAGTCCACCGGCATCACCTTCGCGCTGACCGACAAGGCCCTGCACGACAAGATCCCGCTGCTCACGCTGGGATACGGCCTGTCGATCTCGGCCGACGGCATGGCGTTCCCCTGGAACTTCGAGCTCATGGGCAGCTACTGGACCGGTGCCGACATCCTGGTGCAGCACCTGGGCAAGAAGGAAGGCGGGCTGGACAAGCTCAAGGGCAAGAAGATCGCCCTCGTCTACCACGACTCGCCGTTCGGCAAGGAGCCGATTCCGCTGCTGCAGGAGCGCGCGCGCATGCACGGCTTCGACCTGTCGCTGATTCCGGTCACCGCCCCTGGCGTGGAGCAGAAGGCCGCGTGGCTGCAGGTGCGCCAGCAGCGTCCGGATTACGTGTTCCTCTGGGGCTGGGGCGTGATGAACTCCACCGCCCTGAAGGAAGCGCAGGCCACCGGCTACCCGCGCGAGAAGATGTACGGCGTGTGGTGGGCCGGGGCCGAGCCTGACGTCAAGGACGTGGGCGCGGGCGCCAAGGGCTACAACGCGCTGGCGCTCAACCCCAGCAGCCAGCAACCCAAGGTGATCCAGGACATCCTGAAGTACGTGCACGACAAGGGCCAGGGCACCGGGCCGAAGGATGAAGTCGGCCACGTGCTGTACACCCGCGGCGTGATCATCCAGATGCTCAGCCACGAAGCGGTGCGGCGCGCGCAGGAGCGTTTCGGCAAGGGCAAGGTGATGACCCCCGAGCAGGTGCGCTGGGGCCTGGAGAACCTGAACCTCGACCAGAAGCGGCTCGACGCGCTCGGCTTCAATGGCGTGATGCGGCCGCTGTCCACCAGCTGCACCGACCACCAGGGCTCCACCTGGGCCCGCATCCACACCTGGGACGGCAGCAAGTGGAACTTCTCGAGCGACTGGTACCAGGCCGACGAGCAGATCCTCAAGCCGATGGTCAAGGCCGGCGCCGAGAAGTACCTCGCCGACAAGAAGCTCCAGCGCCGCAATGCGTCGGAGTGCCAGTCCGCGGGCTGA
- a CDS encoding phenylacetate--CoA ligase family protein, protein MSEFFDALETRDPAEREAALLRALPRQVAHAQRASAALAQILDGVDAAAVTSRAALARLPVTRKHELLERQRAQVASDPFGGFSALVRGPAMPRVFSSPGPIYEPEGGTRDYWRTGRALFAAGFRSGDLVHNAFSYHMTPGAFIMEAGAHAVGCTVFPAGIGQTEQQLQAIAELRPNGYTGTPSFLRILVEKAQEAGADIGSLRKALTGGEALPASLRDWFAERGVDVYQSYATADIGLIAYETPPREGLVLSEDILVEIVRPGTGDPVAEGEVGEVVVTTLNPAYPLVRFGTGDLSALMPGACPSGRTNARIRGWLGRADQTTKVRGMFVHPAQVAEIARRFPEVVKARLVVSGEMANDRMTLKVEAAAWPQGLDARIAEAIRDVTKLRGEVECLAPGALPNDGKVIEDARSYR, encoded by the coding sequence ATGAGCGAGTTCTTCGACGCGCTGGAAACGCGCGATCCGGCCGAGCGCGAGGCGGCGCTGCTGCGGGCGCTGCCGCGCCAGGTCGCGCATGCGCAGCGGGCATCGGCGGCCCTGGCGCAAATCCTGGACGGCGTGGATGCCGCCGCCGTCACTTCGCGCGCGGCGCTGGCGCGGCTGCCGGTCACGCGCAAGCACGAGCTGCTCGAGCGCCAGCGCGCCCAGGTCGCGAGCGATCCGTTCGGCGGCTTCTCGGCGCTGGTGCGCGGGCCGGCCATGCCGCGCGTGTTCTCGTCGCCCGGCCCGATCTACGAACCGGAGGGCGGCACCCGCGACTACTGGCGCACCGGCCGCGCCCTGTTCGCCGCCGGCTTTCGCTCCGGCGACCTGGTGCACAACGCCTTCAGCTACCACATGACGCCGGGCGCCTTCATCATGGAAGCGGGCGCGCATGCGGTGGGCTGCACGGTGTTCCCGGCCGGCATCGGCCAGACCGAGCAGCAGCTGCAGGCGATCGCCGAACTGCGTCCCAACGGATACACCGGCACGCCGAGCTTCCTGCGGATCCTGGTGGAGAAGGCGCAGGAGGCCGGCGCCGACATCGGCAGCCTGCGCAAGGCACTGACCGGCGGCGAGGCCCTGCCGGCCAGCCTGCGCGACTGGTTCGCCGAGCGTGGCGTCGACGTCTATCAGAGCTACGCCACGGCCGACATCGGCCTGATCGCCTACGAGACCCCGCCCCGCGAGGGGCTGGTGCTGAGCGAGGACATCCTGGTCGAGATCGTGCGCCCCGGCACCGGCGACCCGGTGGCCGAAGGCGAGGTCGGCGAGGTGGTGGTGACCACGCTCAACCCGGCCTACCCGCTGGTGCGCTTCGGCACCGGCGACCTGTCGGCCCTGATGCCGGGCGCCTGCCCGAGCGGGCGCACCAACGCGCGCATCCGGGGCTGGCTGGGTCGCGCCGATCAGACCACCAAGGTGCGCGGCATGTTCGTTCACCCGGCCCAAGTCGCCGAGATCGCGCGCCGTTTCCCCGAGGTCGTCAAGGCGCGGCTGGTGGTCAGCGGCGAGATGGCCAACGACCGGATGACGCTCAAGGTCGAAGCGGCCGCGTGGCCGCAAGGCCTGGACGCGCGCATCGCCGAAGCGATCCGCGACGTCACCAAGCTGCGCGGCGAAGTCGAGTGCCTGGCACCCGGCGCGCTGCCGAACGACGGCAAGGTGATCGAGGATGCCCGCAGCTACCGGTAG